In Arachis hypogaea cultivar Tifrunner chromosome 2, arahy.Tifrunner.gnm2.J5K5, whole genome shotgun sequence, a genomic segment contains:
- the LOC112742093 gene encoding WAT1-related protein At2g37460 isoform X1, with the protein MYVVISSLYCYCCCGAAELLLFIMESRSNWYERSKPFIAVTFLQFGFAGMDVLSKAAMNKGMSNYVLVVYRHLVAFFAIAPFALFLDKKVRPKLTFSIFIKIVALSILEPVIDQNLYFLGMKYTTATFAAAMTNMLPAITFFMACILRLEKIKIKSIRSIAKVVGTLATVSGAMVMTLLKGPIIELFGRHGGSNHNLHHDADENTQHAIKGFIMITIGCFSWACFVILQTITLEAYPAELSLTAWICILGAAEGAAVAMIMERANPSVWYLKWDMKLLAVVYSGIVCSGLAYYMQGLVLKTRGPVFVTAFNPLCMVIVAIMGSLILAEKLFLGRLIGAIVIVLGLYLVVWGKSKDYKPPSNEPVLPAKQVTEEANTKKEHCNHHHIAISNLRAGITTLEEQA; encoded by the exons atgtatgttgtgatatCTTCAttatattgttattgttgttgtggcgcagctgagttgttgttgttcatcATGGAGAGTAGAAGTAATTGGTACGAAAGGTCAAAGCCATTCATAGCTGTTACTTTTCTTCAGTTTGGATTTGCAGGCATGGATGTTCTATCCAAAGCTGCTATGAACAAAGGGATGAGCAACTACGTCCTCGTCGTCTATCGCCACCTCGTCGCCTTCTTCGCCATAGCTCCTTTTGCTCTTTTCCTTGACAA gaAAGTGAGGCCTAAATTGACATTTTCAATCTTCATAAAGATAGTGGCACTCAGCATCCTAga GCCAGTTATTGATCAGAACTTGTATTTTTTGGGGATGAAGTACACAACAGCAACTTTTGCTGCTGCCATGACCAACATGCTTCCTGCCATTACCTTCTTCATGGCTTGCATTCttag ACTAgagaagattaaaataaaaagtattcgTAGCATAGCAAAGGTGGTTGGAACTCTAGCAACAGTTTCTGGTGCCATGGTGATGACACTGTTGAAAGGGCCAATTATTGAGCTTTTTGGAAGACATGGAGGCAGTAACCACAATCTTCATCACGATGCTGATGAAAATACTCAACATGCAATAAAAGGGTTTATTATGATCACAATAGGCTGTTTTAGTTGGGCCTGTTTTGTGATCCTCCAA ACTATAACCCTTGAAGCCTACCCTGCTGAGCTCTCTCTTACAGCTTGGATATGCATTTTGGGAGCAGCTGAAGGTGCTGCAGTTGCTATGATTATGGAAAGAGCCAACCCTTCTGTTTGGTATCTGAAATGGGATATGAAATTGCTTGCTGTTGTCTACAGT GGCATAGTGTGTTCAGGACTGGCTTATTACATGCAAGGATTGGTGTTGAAAACAAGAGGCCCAGTCTTTGTAACAGCATTTAATCCCCTCTGCATGGTAATTGTTGCTATTATGGGCTCCCTCATTCTAGCAGAGAAACTATTTCTTGGCAG GTTGATTGGTGCCATTGTCATTGTTTTGGGCCTGTACCTTGTAGTGTGGGGTAAAAGCAAAGATTACAAGCCACCAAGTAATGAACCTGTATTGCCAGCTAAACAAGTTACAGAGGAAGCCAACACCAAAAAGGAACATTGTAATCACCACCACATTGCCATCAGTAATTTAAGAGCTGGAATCACAACACTAGAAGAACAAGCATGA
- the LOC112742093 gene encoding WAT1-related protein At2g37460 isoform X2, translated as MESRSNWYERSKPFIAVTFLQFGFAGMDVLSKAAMNKGMSNYVLVVYRHLVAFFAIAPFALFLDKKVRPKLTFSIFIKIVALSILEPVIDQNLYFLGMKYTTATFAAAMTNMLPAITFFMACILRLEKIKIKSIRSIAKVVGTLATVSGAMVMTLLKGPIIELFGRHGGSNHNLHHDADENTQHAIKGFIMITIGCFSWACFVILQTITLEAYPAELSLTAWICILGAAEGAAVAMIMERANPSVWYLKWDMKLLAVVYSGIVCSGLAYYMQGLVLKTRGPVFVTAFNPLCMVIVAIMGSLILAEKLFLGRLIGAIVIVLGLYLVVWGKSKDYKPPSNEPVLPAKQVTEEANTKKEHCNHHHIAISNLRAGITTLEEQA; from the exons ATGGAGAGTAGAAGTAATTGGTACGAAAGGTCAAAGCCATTCATAGCTGTTACTTTTCTTCAGTTTGGATTTGCAGGCATGGATGTTCTATCCAAAGCTGCTATGAACAAAGGGATGAGCAACTACGTCCTCGTCGTCTATCGCCACCTCGTCGCCTTCTTCGCCATAGCTCCTTTTGCTCTTTTCCTTGACAA gaAAGTGAGGCCTAAATTGACATTTTCAATCTTCATAAAGATAGTGGCACTCAGCATCCTAga GCCAGTTATTGATCAGAACTTGTATTTTTTGGGGATGAAGTACACAACAGCAACTTTTGCTGCTGCCATGACCAACATGCTTCCTGCCATTACCTTCTTCATGGCTTGCATTCttag ACTAgagaagattaaaataaaaagtattcgTAGCATAGCAAAGGTGGTTGGAACTCTAGCAACAGTTTCTGGTGCCATGGTGATGACACTGTTGAAAGGGCCAATTATTGAGCTTTTTGGAAGACATGGAGGCAGTAACCACAATCTTCATCACGATGCTGATGAAAATACTCAACATGCAATAAAAGGGTTTATTATGATCACAATAGGCTGTTTTAGTTGGGCCTGTTTTGTGATCCTCCAA ACTATAACCCTTGAAGCCTACCCTGCTGAGCTCTCTCTTACAGCTTGGATATGCATTTTGGGAGCAGCTGAAGGTGCTGCAGTTGCTATGATTATGGAAAGAGCCAACCCTTCTGTTTGGTATCTGAAATGGGATATGAAATTGCTTGCTGTTGTCTACAGT GGCATAGTGTGTTCAGGACTGGCTTATTACATGCAAGGATTGGTGTTGAAAACAAGAGGCCCAGTCTTTGTAACAGCATTTAATCCCCTCTGCATGGTAATTGTTGCTATTATGGGCTCCCTCATTCTAGCAGAGAAACTATTTCTTGGCAG GTTGATTGGTGCCATTGTCATTGTTTTGGGCCTGTACCTTGTAGTGTGGGGTAAAAGCAAAGATTACAAGCCACCAAGTAATGAACCTGTATTGCCAGCTAAACAAGTTACAGAGGAAGCCAACACCAAAAAGGAACATTGTAATCACCACCACATTGCCATCAGTAATTTAAGAGCTGGAATCACAACACTAGAAGAACAAGCATGA
- the LOC112742072 gene encoding uncharacterized protein isoform X1 has protein sequence MSFPNQAFWMAKDPGSLNDGDMTCDESSRIESKRSHQWFMDGPEVDVFPNKKQAVVPPNNLLSGMLNSNLSSWGNSSSFQSLTDDFTAQLFDPDTATTNHGDANISSLSMDNKSGGERKDSMNPFGSGSSFGLSMSCTLDDPRLAFNYDGIRKIKVNEVKESHSVMSVPENNPYDKGVSSTVLNPQAYSADDNSISTNLAYTKGDANIISMDDPYSRTDNNLMSVVQSHNKGGDGLSIHQTYKDICNTISMDQGFSKVDSSMTSIAQAYKANDNSMLRDYLFDKVENGTISAGHPYGMGGNNMPFVSHSYNSGESTIISFGGCDDDDPTHSGLFISNYDMLTGQALPQKLEAVNEKEFVRSNSNLLLNTAQTSASETESVSKTKEEIKMSKKATSNNFPSNVRSLLSTGMLDGVSVKYKAWSREKELRGVINGAGYLCSCQSCNFSKVINAYEFERHAGCKTKHPNNHIYFESGKTIYGVVQELRSTPQNMLFDVLQTVTGSAINQKSFRIWKESFLAAARELQRICGKGEVK, from the exons TCTTTCCCCAATCAAGCATTTTGGATGGCAAAGGATCCTGGAAGTTTGAATGATGGTGACATGACATGTGACGAATCTTCTAGAATTGAGTCCAAGAGATCTCATCAATGGTTCATGGATGGTCCTGAAGTGGATGTATTTCCCAATAAGAAACAGGCAGTAGTGCCCCCAAACAATTTACTGTCAGGAATGCTTAACTCCAATCTTTCTTCATGGGGGAATTCCTCAAGTTTCCAATCCTTAACCGATGATTTCACTGCACAATTGTTTGACCCAGATACGGCTACTACCAATCATGGGGATGCAAATATTTCATCTCTTAGCATGGACAATAAGTCAGGTGGTGAGAGAAAGGATAGCATGAATCCCTTCGGGAGTGGTTCATCATTTGGTTTATCTATGTCCTGTACATTGGATGATCCTCGTTTAGCTTTCAATTATGATGGAATtagaaaaattaaagttaatgaagTGAAGGAATCTCATAGTGTCATGTCTGTCCCTGAAAATAATCCCTATGATAAGGGAGTCAGCAGCACCGTGTTAAATCCTCAAGCATACAGCGCTGATGATAATTCCATATCAACGAATCTTGCTTATACCAAAGGGGATGCTAATATAATATCAATGGATGACCCGTACAGCAGGACAGATAACAATTTAATGTCAGTGGTTCAATCTCATAACAAGGGAGGGGATGGCTTATCTATCCATCAAACTTACAAAGATATTTGTAATACAATATCAATGGACCAAGGATTTAGCAAGGTGGATAGCAGCATGACATCTATTGCTCAAGCTTATAAGGCCAATGACAATTCTATGTTAAGAGATTACTTATTCGACAAGGTTGAAAATGGCACCATATCAGCGGGACACCCATATGGCATGGGAGGAAACAACATGCCATTTGTTTCACATTCTTATAATAGTGGGGAGAGCACTATCATATCCTTTGGTGGCTGTGATGATGATGATCCAACTCACTCTGGCCTATTCATTTCCAACTATGACATGTTGACGGGTCAAGCACTTCCACAGAAGTTGGAAGCTGTGAATGAGAAAGAGTTTGTCAGATCTAATTCTAATTTACTTCTAAATACAGCTCAGACATCTGCATCTGAAACTGAAAGTGTTTCCAAGacaaaagaagagataaaaatgtcTAAGAAAGCTACTTCAAACAACTTCCCTTCAAATGTCAGAAGTTTGCTATCCACTGGCATGCTTGATGGTGTCTCTGTAAAGTATAAGGCTTGGTCGCGGGAG AAGGAGCTTCGAGGAGTTATAAACGGTGCTGGGTATTTATGCAGTTGCCAGTCTTGTAATTTTTCCAAG GTTATTAATGCATATGAGTTTGAACGACATGCTGGTTGCAAGACAAAACACCCCAATAATCATATTTACTTTGAGAGTGGGAAAACTATATATGGTGTTGTACAAGAGCTCCGGAGCACTCCACAGAATATGTTATTTGATGTTCTTCAGACAGTAACTGGTTCAGCAATCAATCAGAAGTCCTTCCGCATTTGGAAAG AATCCTTTTTGGCTGCGGCTCGGGAACTCCAGCGCATTTGTGGAAAAGGTGAAGTGAAGTAG
- the LOC112742072 gene encoding uncharacterized protein isoform X3 has product MAKDPGSLNDGDMTCDESSRIESKRSHQWFMDGPEVDVFPNKKQAVVPPNNLLSGMLNSNLSSWGNSSSFQSLTDDFTAQLFDPDTATTNHGDANISSLSMDNKSGGERKDSMNPFGSGSSFGLSMSCTLDDPRLAFNYDGIRKIKVNEVKESHSVMSVPENNPYDKGVSSTVLNPQAYSADDNSISTNLAYTKGDANIISMDDPYSRTDNNLMSVVQSHNKGGDGLSIHQTYKDICNTISMDQGFSKVDSSMTSIAQAYKANDNSMLRDYLFDKVENGTISAGHPYGMGGNNMPFVSHSYNSGESTIISFGGCDDDDPTHSGLFISNYDMLTGQALPQKLEAVNEKEFVRSNSNLLLNTAQTSASETESVSKTKEEIKMSKKATSNNFPSNVRSLLSTGMLDGVSVKYKAWSREKELRGVINGAGYLCSCQSCNFSKVINAYEFERHAGCKTKHPNNHIYFESGKTIYGVVQELRSTPQNMLFDVLQTVTGSAINQKSFRIWKESFLAAARELQRICGKGEVK; this is encoded by the exons ATGGCAAAGGATCCTGGAAGTTTGAATGATGGTGACATGACATGTGACGAATCTTCTAGAATTGAGTCCAAGAGATCTCATCAATGGTTCATGGATGGTCCTGAAGTGGATGTATTTCCCAATAAGAAACAGGCAGTAGTGCCCCCAAACAATTTACTGTCAGGAATGCTTAACTCCAATCTTTCTTCATGGGGGAATTCCTCAAGTTTCCAATCCTTAACCGATGATTTCACTGCACAATTGTTTGACCCAGATACGGCTACTACCAATCATGGGGATGCAAATATTTCATCTCTTAGCATGGACAATAAGTCAGGTGGTGAGAGAAAGGATAGCATGAATCCCTTCGGGAGTGGTTCATCATTTGGTTTATCTATGTCCTGTACATTGGATGATCCTCGTTTAGCTTTCAATTATGATGGAATtagaaaaattaaagttaatgaagTGAAGGAATCTCATAGTGTCATGTCTGTCCCTGAAAATAATCCCTATGATAAGGGAGTCAGCAGCACCGTGTTAAATCCTCAAGCATACAGCGCTGATGATAATTCCATATCAACGAATCTTGCTTATACCAAAGGGGATGCTAATATAATATCAATGGATGACCCGTACAGCAGGACAGATAACAATTTAATGTCAGTGGTTCAATCTCATAACAAGGGAGGGGATGGCTTATCTATCCATCAAACTTACAAAGATATTTGTAATACAATATCAATGGACCAAGGATTTAGCAAGGTGGATAGCAGCATGACATCTATTGCTCAAGCTTATAAGGCCAATGACAATTCTATGTTAAGAGATTACTTATTCGACAAGGTTGAAAATGGCACCATATCAGCGGGACACCCATATGGCATGGGAGGAAACAACATGCCATTTGTTTCACATTCTTATAATAGTGGGGAGAGCACTATCATATCCTTTGGTGGCTGTGATGATGATGATCCAACTCACTCTGGCCTATTCATTTCCAACTATGACATGTTGACGGGTCAAGCACTTCCACAGAAGTTGGAAGCTGTGAATGAGAAAGAGTTTGTCAGATCTAATTCTAATTTACTTCTAAATACAGCTCAGACATCTGCATCTGAAACTGAAAGTGTTTCCAAGacaaaagaagagataaaaatgtcTAAGAAAGCTACTTCAAACAACTTCCCTTCAAATGTCAGAAGTTTGCTATCCACTGGCATGCTTGATGGTGTCTCTGTAAAGTATAAGGCTTGGTCGCGGGAG AAGGAGCTTCGAGGAGTTATAAACGGTGCTGGGTATTTATGCAGTTGCCAGTCTTGTAATTTTTCCAAG GTTATTAATGCATATGAGTTTGAACGACATGCTGGTTGCAAGACAAAACACCCCAATAATCATATTTACTTTGAGAGTGGGAAAACTATATATGGTGTTGTACAAGAGCTCCGGAGCACTCCACAGAATATGTTATTTGATGTTCTTCAGACAGTAACTGGTTCAGCAATCAATCAGAAGTCCTTCCGCATTTGGAAAG AATCCTTTTTGGCTGCGGCTCGGGAACTCCAGCGCATTTGTGGAAAAGGTGAAGTGAAGTAG
- the LOC112742072 gene encoding uncharacterized protein isoform X2 yields the protein MSFPNQAFWMAKDPGSLNDGDMTCDESSRIESKRSHQWFMDGPEVDVFPNKKQAVVPPNNLLSGMLNSNLSSWGNSSSFQSLTDDFTAQLFDPDTATTNHGDANISSLSMDNKSGGERKDSMNPFGSGSSFGLSMSCTLDDPRLAFNYDGIRKIKVNEVKESHSVMSVPENNPYDKGVSSTVLNPQAYSADDNSISTNLAYTKGDANIISMDDPYSRTDNNLMSVVQSHNKGGDGLSIHQTYKDICNTISMDQGFSKVDSSMTSIAQAYKANDNSMLRDYLFDKVENGTISAGHPYGMGGNNMPFVSHSYNSGESTIISFGGCDDDDPTHSGLFISNYDMLTGQALPQKLEAVNEKEFVRSNSNLLLNTAQTSASETESVSKTKEEIKMSKKATSNNFPSNVRSLLSTGMLDGVSVKYKAWSREELRGVINGAGYLCSCQSCNFSKVINAYEFERHAGCKTKHPNNHIYFESGKTIYGVVQELRSTPQNMLFDVLQTVTGSAINQKSFRIWKESFLAAARELQRICGKGEVK from the exons TCTTTCCCCAATCAAGCATTTTGGATGGCAAAGGATCCTGGAAGTTTGAATGATGGTGACATGACATGTGACGAATCTTCTAGAATTGAGTCCAAGAGATCTCATCAATGGTTCATGGATGGTCCTGAAGTGGATGTATTTCCCAATAAGAAACAGGCAGTAGTGCCCCCAAACAATTTACTGTCAGGAATGCTTAACTCCAATCTTTCTTCATGGGGGAATTCCTCAAGTTTCCAATCCTTAACCGATGATTTCACTGCACAATTGTTTGACCCAGATACGGCTACTACCAATCATGGGGATGCAAATATTTCATCTCTTAGCATGGACAATAAGTCAGGTGGTGAGAGAAAGGATAGCATGAATCCCTTCGGGAGTGGTTCATCATTTGGTTTATCTATGTCCTGTACATTGGATGATCCTCGTTTAGCTTTCAATTATGATGGAATtagaaaaattaaagttaatgaagTGAAGGAATCTCATAGTGTCATGTCTGTCCCTGAAAATAATCCCTATGATAAGGGAGTCAGCAGCACCGTGTTAAATCCTCAAGCATACAGCGCTGATGATAATTCCATATCAACGAATCTTGCTTATACCAAAGGGGATGCTAATATAATATCAATGGATGACCCGTACAGCAGGACAGATAACAATTTAATGTCAGTGGTTCAATCTCATAACAAGGGAGGGGATGGCTTATCTATCCATCAAACTTACAAAGATATTTGTAATACAATATCAATGGACCAAGGATTTAGCAAGGTGGATAGCAGCATGACATCTATTGCTCAAGCTTATAAGGCCAATGACAATTCTATGTTAAGAGATTACTTATTCGACAAGGTTGAAAATGGCACCATATCAGCGGGACACCCATATGGCATGGGAGGAAACAACATGCCATTTGTTTCACATTCTTATAATAGTGGGGAGAGCACTATCATATCCTTTGGTGGCTGTGATGATGATGATCCAACTCACTCTGGCCTATTCATTTCCAACTATGACATGTTGACGGGTCAAGCACTTCCACAGAAGTTGGAAGCTGTGAATGAGAAAGAGTTTGTCAGATCTAATTCTAATTTACTTCTAAATACAGCTCAGACATCTGCATCTGAAACTGAAAGTGTTTCCAAGacaaaagaagagataaaaatgtcTAAGAAAGCTACTTCAAACAACTTCCCTTCAAATGTCAGAAGTTTGCTATCCACTGGCATGCTTGATGGTGTCTCTGTAAAGTATAAGGCTTGGTCGCGGGAG GAGCTTCGAGGAGTTATAAACGGTGCTGGGTATTTATGCAGTTGCCAGTCTTGTAATTTTTCCAAG GTTATTAATGCATATGAGTTTGAACGACATGCTGGTTGCAAGACAAAACACCCCAATAATCATATTTACTTTGAGAGTGGGAAAACTATATATGGTGTTGTACAAGAGCTCCGGAGCACTCCACAGAATATGTTATTTGATGTTCTTCAGACAGTAACTGGTTCAGCAATCAATCAGAAGTCCTTCCGCATTTGGAAAG AATCCTTTTTGGCTGCGGCTCGGGAACTCCAGCGCATTTGTGGAAAAGGTGAAGTGAAGTAG